Proteins co-encoded in one Sebastes fasciatus isolate fSebFas1 chromosome 11, fSebFas1.pri, whole genome shotgun sequence genomic window:
- the LOC141777041 gene encoding monocyte chemotactic protein 1B-like translates to MTSLAFVSLLLVAIVVSTASAKGGIASCCRKLSKTQIHRDLLKSYYKQDTQSCPIYAVVFTTVKGIRICGDPDRVWTKTSMAYLDGKDWQRQHSTFPTRRR, encoded by the exons atgaCAAGTCTCGCCTTTGTCTCGCTCCTCCTTGTAGCCATCGTGGTGTCCACAGCCTCGGCTAAAG GTGGGATAGCCAGTTGTTGTCGAAAACTCTCAAAAACTCAAATCCACCGAGACCTGCTGAAGTCATACTACAAACAAGATACACAGTCGTGCCCTATATACGCAGTGGT ATTTACCACGGTGAAAGGCATCAGGATTTGTGGTGACCCCGACAGAGTATGGACAAAGACCAGCATGGCCTACCTAGACGGAAAGGACTGGCAACGCCAACACTCTACCTTCCCAACACGCCGTCGCTGA